Proteins encoded together in one Impatiens glandulifera chromosome 1, dImpGla2.1, whole genome shotgun sequence window:
- the LOC124921383 gene encoding transcription factor bHLH130-like, which produces MDSDIQLRSNQFQNEQQQQQMNSGLTRYRSAPSSYFAGICDGGDSFDHFVRSPSPETERILSRFVSGGGKDDESSHNLCKIEPNSSAIETGTTKYREEEEENGLELQQRDNNAYSVAASSQMIYGNQAHQNRTACSSSSMNNDSYKQLATSLPLDQRFHPVKMMTGGSNLMRQSSSPAGFLSYLNPEHDFSVVGGDNKRVKIQTAFSSGPSSSTGLMATIPEGEGGLDEVHKRMSTLPIGSWDDSTILSGSFLDGLEDEDIKPGVMEIQSGDEGGKGRSPKMLSHHLSLPQSAMEKLLQFQDSVPCKIRAKRGEATHPRSIAERVRRTRISERMRRLQDLVPNMDKQTNTSDMLDLAVDYIKDLQRQVKSLSDNRSKCKCLNRQNQ; this is translated from the exons ATGGATTCAGATATTCAGCTTCGTAGTAATCAGTTTCAAAATGAACAACAGCAACAGCAAATGAATTCCGGTTTGACGCGATACCGATCTGCTCCGAGTTCATATTTCGCAGGCATTTGCGACGGTGGAGATAGTTTCGATCATTTCGTTAGGTCACCGAGTCCGGAAACAGAGAGAATTCTGTCACGGTTCGTGTCTGGAGGAGGTAAAGACGACGAATCTTCTCACAATTTGTGTAAGATAGAACCAAATTCGTCTGCAATCGAAACAGGAACAACCAAGTatcgagaagaagaagaagaaaacggTTTAGAATTACAGCAGAGGGATAACAATGCTTATTCTGTTGCTGCTTCTTCACAGATGATTTATGGAAACCAAGCTCATCAGAATCGCACAGCCTGCTCCAGTTCATCTATGAACAATGACTCTTACAAACAACTGGCAACATCACTTCCCTTGGATCAAAGATTTCATCCTGTGAAGATGATGACCGGCGGCTCCAACCTTATGCGTCAAAGCAGTTCGCCTGCTGGATTTTTATCCTACTTGAACCCCGAACATG ACTTTAGCGTAGTTGGTGGTGATAACAAGAGGGTGAAGATTCAGACAGCCTTCTCATCTGGTCCGTCTTCATCCACTGGATTAATGGCCACCATTCCTGAGGGCGAAGGAGGTTTAGACGAAGTTCACAAACGCATGTCAACTCTCCCCATTGGTTCTTGGGACGATTCGACCATTCTATCTGGTTCTTTCCTGGATGGACTTGAAGATGAGGACATAAAACCCGGGGTTATGGAAATTCAG AGTGGTGATGAAGGTGGCAAAGGCAGGTCTCCTAAAATGTTGTCCCACCATTTGAGTTTGCCTCAATCTGCCATGGAGAAGCTATTACAGTTTCAAGATTCCGTCCCTTGCAAAATACGAGCCAAGCGTGGAGAAGCTACTCATCCGAGAAGCATAGCTGAGAGG GTGAGAAGAACCCGAATCAGCGAAAGAATGAGGAGATTGCAAGATCTTGTGCCCAATATGGATAAG CAAACAAACACTTCAGACATGCTAGATTTGGCTGTTGATTACATAAAAGACCTTCAAAGACAAGTCAAG TCACTTTCGGACAATCGATCTAAATGTAAATGCTTGAACCGCCAGAATCAATAG